The following DNA comes from Gammaproteobacteria bacterium.
GATACGGGAAGCGGACGAGATCGAAGCGTACATGGCGTCGTCCGCGGACTGACGCATCGCCGCGGATATTTTATGCAGGCGGGACACGGCCGGACAGCGGCGCGTCCCCGGCCGTCAATCATCTGGAAGTACAAGACTTAAAGGAGTACGACGCAAAATGAACCGATTGATGATCTTTGCGTTTGGCGCATGTTTAATGGCGACCGCGCACGCGGATAAAATGACCATAGAAATGCACGCGGTCGACGCCGATGGCGTGGGCGCCTCGATCGGCATTGTGACAGCGACCACAACGCCCTGGGGCTTGCTGTTGACGCCGCGTTTAAGCGATTTGCCACAAGGCTTGCACGGCTTTCACGTGCATGAGAATCCGAACTGCGCGCCGGCCAAAGACGAGGGCGAAATTACCGCGGCCTATGCTGCGGGCAGTCATTACGATCCGACTGACACCGACAGGCACGCAGGCCCTTACGGCAACGGTCATTTGGGCGATCTGCCGCCGTTGTATGTCGATGACGACGGTGAGGCGACCCATCCCGTGCTCGCGCCGCGACTGAAGCTGAATGACCTGAACGATCGCGCATTGATGGTGCACCTGCATGGCGATAATTATTCGGACAAGCCCGTGGAGTTAGGCGGGGGCGGGGCGCGCATGGCCTGCGGCGTCCCCGAGTAGTCGACGATGGCGCAAGGTGTCATTGCTACAGGCAGGCTCCGTTTTCGCGGCGCTATGCCCACACGTTTCGCGCGGCACCGACCATG
Coding sequences within:
- a CDS encoding superoxide dismutase family protein; amino-acid sequence: MIFAFGACLMATAHADKMTIEMHAVDADGVGASIGIVTATTTPWGLLLTPRLSDLPQGLHGFHVHENPNCAPAKDEGEITAAYAAGSHYDPTDTDRHAGPYGNGHLGDLPPLYVDDDGEATHPVLAPRLKLNDLNDRALMVHLHGDNYSDKPVELGGGGARMACGVPE